From the genome of Pseudoxanthomonas sp.:
CGCCGTCCTCGCCGGCCTGGGCCTGGCCTTCGCCGGCCTCCAGCGCCGCGTAGGACAGGAACGCGACCAGCTCGCTCATGGTCTCGGCCGCGTCGGCCGTGTCGTCCAGGTCCAGCGGATTGTTTTCCGCACGGGCGAAACGCGAAGCCACCGAGACCAGTTCGTCCAGATTCTCGGTGCGCGAATCCGAATCCAGCCCGCCCTTGCTTTCCTTGGCCCAGTGCTCGCGCAGCGCCGAGCGCGCCAGCACGTGGTCGATCTTGTCCTTCAGGTCCAGCTCGGCGGTCTCGCTGTTGAGCTGTTCGATGACCTGGGTGAACGCGGCCAGCGCGTTGCGCGCGCGCCCGGCCAGGTCGCCGCCCTGCGCGCATTGCTGCGCGGCATCCCACAGCGACAGCGAACCACCGCGCGCGACCCGGCGCACTTCATCCAGGGTGCGCTCGCCGATGCCGCGCGGCGGCGTGTTGACCGCACGCTCGAACGCGGCGTCATCGGCCCGGTTGGCGACCAGCCGCAGGTAGGCCAGCGCGTCCTTGATCTCGGCGCGCTCGAAGAAGCGCATGCCGCCATACACGCGGTACGGCACCTGCTGGGCGATCAGCGCTTCTTCCAGCGCGCGCGACTGGGCGTTGCTGCGGTAGAGCACCGCGACCTCGCCATAGCTGCCACCGTCACGCACCCACTGGCGCGCGCGTTCGACCACGTAACGCGCTTCGTCCATCTCGTTGTACGAGGCGTACAGGTCGATCGGGTCGCCCTGGCCGGCGTCGGTCCACAGCTCCTTGCCGATCCGGTCCGGGTTATGGGCGATGACCGCATTGGCCGCGCCAAGGATGTTCGCGGTGGAGCGGTAGTTCTGCTCCAGGCGGATGGTCTGCGCGCCGGGGAAATCCTTGAGGAAGCGCTGCACGTTTTCCACTTTCGCACCGCGCCAGCCATAGATGGCCTGGTCGTCGTCGCCGACCACGAACACATGCCCGGTGTCGCCGGCCAGCAGGCGGATGAAGCCGTACTGGATCGCGTTGGTGTCCTGGAATTCGTCCACCAGCAGCTCACCGAAACGGTGTCGGTAATGCGCCAGCAGCGCGGGCGTATCGCGCAGCAGCTCGTGCGCGCGCAGCAGCAGCTCGGCGAAATCGACCAGCCCGGCCCGGTCGCAGCGCGCCTGGTATTCAGTGTACGCGGCCACCATCGCGGTCAGCCACTCGTCGCGGCCTTCGGGCTGGATGTGCTGCGGGCGCCTGCCTTCGTCCTTCTGCTGGTTAATCCACCAGGCGATCTGGCGCGGCGGGTACTTGCCGTCGTCCAGTTCCAGCGACTGGGCCACGCGCTTGACCAGGCGCTGCTGGTCGTCCGAGTCCAGCACCTGGAAGCTTTCCGGCAGTTTGGCGTCCTGCCAGTGCAGGCGCAGCAGGCGGTGGGCCAGGCCGTGGAAGGTGCCGATCCACATGCCGCGGCCGCCGTTGCGCAGCTGCGCATCAGTGCGGTGGCGCATTTCGGCTGCGGCCTTGTTGGTGAAGGTCACCGCCAGGATGCCGTGGGTCGGCACGCCGTGGACCTCGTTGAGCCAGGCGATGCGGTGGGTGAGCACCCGCGTCTTGCCCGAGCCGGCGCCAGCCAGGACCAGGTAATGCCCCGGGGGGGCGGACACGGCCTCGCGCTGGGCCGGATTCAAATCATCGATCAGGTGGGAGACATCCATTGCCCCGCCATTCTACCGGGCCTGTCCAGCCCGGTCCGCCTGCCGGACGACCCGGCGTGTGCCGGGGAACGCCGTCGTCAGCGTCCCGGCCGCCCCGCGCCATGCACGGCAGACGCTTCGGCGCCGGCGCGGCCGCGCTGGAACGCCGCCACCATCGGCGAGGCCATCAGCGTGGTCACCAGGGTCATGCCAAACAGCAGGGTGAACAGGTCCGGGCCGATGACCCCGCTGTCCAGGCCGATCTTCATCACCACCAGCTCCATCAGGCCACGCGCGTTCATCAGCGAGCCCACGGTCAGGCTGTCGCGCCAGTCGTAACCACTCAGGCGCGCGCCCAGCGTGCAGCCGACCAGCTTGCCGACCACCGCCACCGCGATCACCAGCGCAAACCCGGCCACGCCGGCGCCGGCCAGGGCCTGCGCACTGGTGGCCTGCCCGGCCAGCGCGAACAGCACCGGCATCAGCAAGGTGATGGCCAGCGGCTCGATCCGCCCGGCCAGATGCTCCAGCAGGCGGTCTTCGCGCGGCAGGCAGATGCCGAACAGGAATGCGCCGAAAATGGCATGCAGGCCAATCCACTCGGCCGCCGCCGCGCACGCCAGCAGCCCGATCAGCACCCACACCAGCGCCGTCGGCGCAAAGCTGCCATCGCTGGCACGCGGGGTGAGCAGGCGCGCATACACCGGCCGCAACCCCAGGAAGACCACGCCCACCAGCACCAGCGCGCCGGCCGCGGTGAAACCCACCCCGCCATGGGCGCTGTTGCCACCGGTCAGGGTTAGCACCACCGCCAGGAACAGCCACACCGTCGCATCGTCGATCACCGCCGCGCCCAGGGCCAGCCGCCCGGCCGGCGTGCGGGTCATGGTGCGGTCCTTGAGGATGCGCGCCAGCACCGGGAAGGCGGTCACCGACATCGCCGCGGAAATGAACAACGCGAACGGCCAGAAGCCGATCCCGGCCGGGGCAAAGCGCGGGAACAGCCAGGGCGACGCGGCCAGGCCCAGCAGCAGCGGCAACGCGATGCCGGACAGCCCGACCGAGAACGCCGAACGCACCTGCGCCCTGGTGCCCTCGGGCGCGCGCAACTCCACGCCGACGATGAACATGAAAAGCACCACGCCCAGGTTGGCCAGGCCCGACAGCGGCGGCAGGCTGTCCTTGGTGAACAACGTGTGGTGCAGGTCGGGCATCCAGGCGCCGAACACGATCGGCCCCAGCATCAGGCCAGCGGCCATCTCGCCGATCACCGGCGGCTGCCCGAAGCGCTGCAGCAGCTTCCCGCACAGACGCGACGCGCCCAGGATCACCGCCAACTGCACCAGCAACAACGTGGTGGGATTCATCCGCGCATTCCTTCCGTTGGAGATCTGCCGAGCAGGCGCATCAGGCGCCTGCCCCGGCCAATGCCGGCGGCACGGCCGGGCAGTAGCGGCGCAGATACTCCATGTGTGCGGGCAGTTTTTCAACGACGTCCGACACGCGTTTGCCAATCCCGTCGAGGAACTGCCGCAGTTCCGCGTCCCCCATCAGGTCCGGCGCCGGATGGCGATGCCGCGGGGTGATGCCCTGGCCCAGCATCACCTGGATCCAGGAGTTCTCGGCGAACAGCTCGC
Proteins encoded in this window:
- the uvrD gene encoding DNA helicase II; translated protein: MDVSHLIDDLNPAQREAVSAPPGHYLVLAGAGSGKTRVLTHRIAWLNEVHGVPTHGILAVTFTNKAAAEMRHRTDAQLRNGGRGMWIGTFHGLAHRLLRLHWQDAKLPESFQVLDSDDQQRLVKRVAQSLELDDGKYPPRQIAWWINQQKDEGRRPQHIQPEGRDEWLTAMVAAYTEYQARCDRAGLVDFAELLLRAHELLRDTPALLAHYRHRFGELLVDEFQDTNAIQYGFIRLLAGDTGHVFVVGDDDQAIYGWRGAKVENVQRFLKDFPGAQTIRLEQNYRSTANILGAANAVIAHNPDRIGKELWTDAGQGDPIDLYASYNEMDEARYVVERARQWVRDGGSYGEVAVLYRSNAQSRALEEALIAQQVPYRVYGGMRFFERAEIKDALAYLRLVANRADDAAFERAVNTPPRGIGERTLDEVRRVARGGSLSLWDAAQQCAQGGDLAGRARNALAAFTQVIEQLNSETAELDLKDKIDHVLARSALREHWAKESKGGLDSDSRTENLDELVSVASRFARAENNPLDLDDTADAAETMSELVAFLSYAALEAGEGQAQAGEDGVQLMTLHSAKGLEFPLVFLVGLEDGLFPSARSVEEVGKLEEERRLAYVGITRAREKLVLTYAESRRIHGMDNYNVPSRFLREIPRELLNEVRPKVQVSRPASLGASRGGGHAPLEAPALKLGSNVSHPKFGAGVVIDYEGAGAHARVQVQFDEGAKWLVMAYANLQPA
- a CDS encoding cation:proton antiporter; the encoded protein is MNPTTLLLVQLAVILGASRLCGKLLQRFGQPPVIGEMAAGLMLGPIVFGAWMPDLHHTLFTKDSLPPLSGLANLGVVLFMFIVGVELRAPEGTRAQVRSAFSVGLSGIALPLLLGLAASPWLFPRFAPAGIGFWPFALFISAAMSVTAFPVLARILKDRTMTRTPAGRLALGAAVIDDATVWLFLAVVLTLTGGNSAHGGVGFTAAGALVLVGVVFLGLRPVYARLLTPRASDGSFAPTALVWVLIGLLACAAAAEWIGLHAIFGAFLFGICLPREDRLLEHLAGRIEPLAITLLMPVLFALAGQATSAQALAGAGVAGFALVIAVAVVGKLVGCTLGARLSGYDWRDSLTVGSLMNARGLMELVVMKIGLDSGVIGPDLFTLLFGMTLVTTLMASPMVAAFQRGRAGAEASAVHGAGRPGR